Proteins found in one Gimesia chilikensis genomic segment:
- a CDS encoding mandelate racemase/muconate lactonizing enzyme family protein, whose amino-acid sequence MKITAIKTFPVRIPLKPERRMISALGKHDVSQYLVLRVETDAGIEGAGEATVISRWSGETVWGAQALVDRIFTPLLLGHDPCDIDGVNLIMDKIAQGNWFAKSAIEMACWDIKGKEAGKPVYELLGGAARSRSIKCRFSMGAYSLERAERRTKELVEAGFSTIKVKVGTNPDDDVARVKMVRETMGPDLELTIDANAGWDAATAIAAMERMEDYNVALFEQPTHRGDFAALAEVRRAIKPEIMADDICFDLADAKECIRNEACDVINVYPGKNGGISKTVEIVKYAGAHGIPCSIGSNLELDIASAAMCHSVIACPNMNIEEYPGDILGPEYHEISVVKNPLQIEGPVITLPEAPGLGVEVDWGIVEANPCS is encoded by the coding sequence ATGAAGATTACCGCGATTAAGACCTTTCCCGTACGCATTCCCCTCAAACCGGAACGCCGCATGATCTCCGCACTGGGGAAACATGATGTTTCCCAATACCTGGTGTTACGAGTTGAGACCGATGCCGGGATTGAAGGGGCCGGTGAGGCGACGGTCATCTCCCGCTGGAGTGGTGAGACGGTCTGGGGCGCTCAGGCACTGGTGGACCGGATCTTTACTCCCCTGCTGTTGGGGCATGATCCGTGTGATATTGATGGTGTGAATCTGATCATGGACAAGATCGCGCAGGGGAACTGGTTTGCCAAGTCAGCAATTGAGATGGCCTGCTGGGATATTAAAGGCAAAGAAGCGGGTAAGCCCGTGTATGAACTGCTGGGCGGCGCTGCCCGCAGTCGGTCGATTAAGTGCCGGTTCTCCATGGGCGCTTATTCGCTGGAACGGGCCGAGCGGAGAACAAAGGAACTGGTGGAAGCCGGCTTCAGCACGATTAAGGTCAAGGTGGGGACGAATCCCGATGACGATGTGGCTCGCGTCAAGATGGTGCGGGAAACGATGGGCCCGGACCTGGAGCTGACCATTGATGCGAATGCGGGCTGGGATGCAGCGACCGCGATTGCCGCGATGGAACGCATGGAAGACTACAATGTGGCCCTGTTCGAACAGCCAACACATCGGGGCGATTTTGCGGCACTGGCTGAAGTGAGACGGGCGATCAAGCCGGAGATCATGGCGGATGACATCTGCTTTGACCTGGCGGATGCCAAAGAGTGTATTCGCAACGAAGCCTGTGATGTGATCAACGTGTATCCCGGCAAGAACGGGGGCATCAGCAAGACGGTCGAGATTGTGAAATACGCCGGCGCACATGGAATCCCCTGCAGTATCGGTTCGAACCTGGAGCTGGATATCGCTTCGGCCGCGATGTGTCATTCGGTGATCGCCTGTCCCAACATGAACATCGAAGAGTACCCGGGGGATATTCTGGGACCGGAATACCATGAAATCTCGGTCGTCAAGAATCCGCTGCAGATCGAAGGCCCTGTCATCACATTGCCCGAGGCTCCCGGACTGGGAGTGGAAGTTGACTGGGGCATTGTCGAAGCCAACCCCTGCAGTTAA
- a CDS encoding serine hydrolase domain-containing protein, with translation MSTLSDRLPTTEQRILAGIEAGLHTGVQIYVSHQGETIADTGVGEARPGVPMTAETINLWLSAGKPLTAMAIARLWEQGQLSLDDRVTRFIPEFGTHGKEPITLLHILNHTAGFRNVDPGWPELSWEESLQRICDAPLEENWQIGKSAGYHVSSSWFILGEVLQRITETAYPQAMRELILEPLGMTGSWLGMPAEVYEQSKENIAYVYQRDKGEMLLTDWHEAPRCVKASPGGNARGPIRELGWFYECLLNAGMPLFEPQTVETMTTRHRVDEFDLTLQHKVDYGLGFIVNSNRYGAQTVPYGFGEAASEPTFGHGGSQSSIAFADPERELVVAVVANGRPGEPKHQRRAKEINDAIYADLGLN, from the coding sequence GTGTCCACACTGTCTGATCGTCTCCCCACCACCGAACAACGCATCCTCGCAGGGATCGAAGCAGGACTGCATACCGGCGTACAGATCTACGTCTCTCACCAGGGAGAAACCATCGCGGATACCGGCGTCGGCGAAGCACGTCCCGGAGTGCCTATGACCGCCGAGACAATCAACCTCTGGCTCTCTGCAGGAAAACCACTGACAGCGATGGCCATCGCCCGTCTCTGGGAACAGGGACAACTGAGCCTTGACGACCGCGTCACCCGGTTCATCCCCGAGTTCGGCACGCACGGTAAAGAACCGATCACGCTGCTGCACATCCTCAATCACACTGCCGGCTTCCGTAACGTCGATCCCGGCTGGCCGGAACTGAGCTGGGAAGAATCCCTGCAACGCATCTGTGACGCGCCCCTCGAAGAGAACTGGCAGATCGGCAAATCTGCAGGCTACCATGTTTCGTCCAGCTGGTTCATCCTCGGTGAAGTCCTGCAGCGAATTACCGAAACCGCTTATCCCCAGGCCATGCGGGAACTGATTCTTGAACCCCTGGGTATGACCGGCAGCTGGCTCGGCATGCCTGCCGAAGTTTACGAACAGTCTAAAGAGAACATCGCGTATGTCTATCAGCGAGACAAAGGGGAGATGCTGCTCACCGACTGGCACGAGGCGCCGCGGTGTGTTAAAGCTTCGCCCGGCGGAAATGCCCGTGGCCCCATCCGTGAGCTGGGCTGGTTCTACGAATGCCTGCTCAATGCGGGAATGCCTCTGTTTGAACCACAGACGGTCGAAACCATGACCACCCGGCATCGCGTCGATGAATTCGACCTGACCCTGCAGCACAAAGTCGACTACGGCCTGGGCTTCATCGTCAATTCAAATCGCTACGGCGCTCAAACCGTTCCCTACGGATTTGGTGAGGCCGCTTCTGAACCGACCTTCGGGCACGGCGGCTCTCAGTCTTCCATCGCCTTTGCAGATCCGGAACGGGAACTGGTCGTCGCGGTCGTCGCGAATGGCAGACCAGGGGAGCCCAAACACCAGCGCCGCGCAAAAGAAATCAACGACGCCATCTACGCCGACCTCGGCCTCAACTAG
- a CDS encoding serine/threonine protein kinase, with the protein MAGKQTAEGFLNLVKQSGLVSVDQLKKLLAEYQEQDRKLGEPSEIAEELIGRALLTRWQANKLLQGKHKGFFLGKYRLLDLVGKGGMSSVYLAEHVLMRRRCAIKVLPSKRVNDASYLARFHREAQAVASLDHPNIVRAYDVDHEKENDAEIHFLVMEYVDGKDLQEIVNKNGILDFRDAVNYIRQAANGLAHAHEADMVHRDVKPGNLLVDSKGVVKILDLGLARFFHEGEDKSLTIAHDEKVLGTADYLAPEQAIDSHQVDSRADIYSLGCTLYFLLTGHPPFTEGSLAQRLMAHQTKEPPPVTDDRPDTPEDLVQILNKMMAKDKEERYQTAYEAAAALYEWLQSHTDEEWRQNNLSSGVGSGVGLTQGEGSGAEKGNQNPELAAFLSNLKEESGIARETKPESPKPEAPKPQRNPGLLQPASSSPNVRDSSVLPDDKISSASTRIAGSSAVQSSAAEIKPEPPQEKQAAKPVAKPVAKQSEKTAAKPVAKPVAKPVAKAAQKPVKKPAPVSKALPDDSVILEAEVDEEEAEVVEEAAPAEAVIGGRQWIMPAVIGGGIGVLLIIGVVMFALSGGEDEKPAPEVVADKKTEPAPPPEPDSLPDEIMVGPEAKYKTIAAALKDIKIVFDKNFGVDSKQYTIKVAAGQELKERIQIDNSDLSYPKGITIVAESGKPVILAPEGPEAVLSLKGIEGLTIDGFLIRAQGKKVAIELSEYLVGTSLKNLKVNDFQQTGVLAKGVSGLEDEPFLLENVSLKAGSPNAIGLDFTGETNRGLVLANVRCLTAMQVGARFSSSVRDTQIKECIFSESMTGIQFESLGYTFSSLKLTNNTFFITNSAIVITAMPTPDSELVEISRNLFSTVEGAEAKVEQNNNPELWGKILKAQENYSSRTAPSPVPANELSLFKNKGKQGDAKLNDFVSTTPGDEKFLSPAPDNPARKVAGTPGGMKPYVGAVAP; encoded by the coding sequence ATGGCAGGTAAACAAACGGCCGAGGGTTTTCTGAACCTGGTGAAGCAGAGCGGTCTGGTATCGGTCGATCAGCTGAAAAAGCTCCTCGCGGAATACCAGGAGCAGGACCGGAAACTGGGGGAACCCAGTGAGATCGCCGAGGAACTGATTGGGCGAGCTTTACTCACGCGCTGGCAGGCGAACAAGCTGCTGCAGGGAAAACACAAGGGGTTCTTCCTGGGAAAGTACCGACTGCTGGATCTGGTCGGCAAAGGGGGCATGAGTTCGGTCTACCTGGCAGAACACGTGCTGATGCGGCGCCGGTGTGCTATCAAGGTCCTGCCTTCCAAACGCGTCAATGACGCCTCTTACCTGGCACGATTCCATCGCGAAGCCCAGGCGGTCGCCTCGCTGGACCATCCGAATATTGTACGCGCGTATGACGTCGATCATGAAAAAGAGAACGACGCTGAGATTCACTTCCTGGTCATGGAATACGTGGACGGCAAAGATCTGCAGGAGATCGTCAACAAGAACGGGATCCTCGATTTCCGGGACGCGGTGAATTACATCCGCCAGGCAGCCAATGGTCTCGCGCATGCTCATGAAGCAGACATGGTGCACCGCGACGTCAAGCCGGGCAACCTGCTCGTTGATTCGAAAGGGGTCGTCAAGATCCTCGATCTGGGGCTGGCGCGTTTCTTCCATGAGGGAGAAGACAAATCGCTGACGATCGCACACGATGAAAAAGTGCTGGGGACGGCAGACTACCTCGCGCCCGAGCAGGCGATTGACAGTCACCAGGTGGATTCCCGGGCCGACATCTACAGCCTGGGATGTACACTGTACTTCCTGTTGACGGGGCATCCCCCCTTCACCGAAGGTTCGCTGGCACAGCGACTGATGGCGCATCAGACCAAGGAACCGCCTCCGGTCACTGATGACCGTCCCGATACCCCCGAGGATCTGGTGCAGATTCTGAATAAGATGATGGCCAAGGATAAGGAAGAACGGTATCAGACAGCCTACGAAGCGGCGGCGGCCCTGTATGAATGGCTGCAGAGTCACACCGATGAAGAATGGCGGCAGAACAATTTGAGTAGCGGCGTCGGGTCTGGCGTGGGGCTGACCCAGGGGGAAGGGAGCGGCGCGGAGAAAGGGAATCAGAATCCGGAGCTGGCAGCGTTCCTGTCGAACCTGAAGGAAGAATCCGGCATCGCCCGTGAAACCAAACCGGAGAGCCCGAAACCCGAAGCGCCCAAACCACAACGGAATCCGGGACTGCTGCAGCCAGCCTCCTCCAGTCCTAATGTGCGTGACTCCTCGGTTCTGCCCGATGATAAAATCAGCTCGGCGTCGACACGGATCGCCGGCAGTTCTGCTGTGCAATCTTCGGCGGCAGAAATCAAGCCGGAACCACCCCAGGAAAAACAGGCAGCGAAACCCGTGGCCAAACCTGTCGCAAAGCAATCGGAAAAAACCGCGGCGAAACCGGTAGCCAAGCCGGTTGCGAAACCGGTGGCCAAGGCGGCGCAGAAGCCCGTTAAGAAACCGGCTCCAGTCAGCAAAGCCCTGCCCGACGATTCTGTGATTCTCGAAGCAGAAGTGGATGAGGAAGAAGCGGAAGTCGTTGAAGAGGCGGCTCCCGCAGAAGCGGTCATCGGCGGACGTCAGTGGATCATGCCTGCAGTGATTGGTGGCGGGATTGGGGTGCTGTTGATTATCGGCGTGGTGATGTTCGCCCTTTCCGGCGGCGAAGATGAGAAGCCCGCCCCGGAAGTGGTCGCTGATAAAAAGACCGAACCGGCGCCACCGCCCGAACCGGACAGCCTGCCGGATGAAATCATGGTGGGACCGGAGGCGAAATACAAAACGATCGCCGCGGCTCTGAAAGATATCAAGATCGTCTTTGACAAGAACTTTGGCGTCGACAGTAAACAGTACACAATCAAGGTGGCCGCCGGCCAGGAACTCAAAGAGCGGATTCAGATCGATAATTCGGATCTGAGTTATCCCAAGGGAATTACCATCGTGGCCGAGAGCGGCAAACCGGTGATTCTGGCTCCCGAAGGTCCGGAAGCGGTGCTGAGTCTCAAGGGAATTGAAGGGCTGACGATCGACGGATTCTTAATCCGGGCCCAGGGGAAAAAGGTGGCGATCGAGCTGTCTGAATACCTTGTAGGAACCAGCCTGAAAAATCTGAAGGTCAATGATTTTCAGCAGACTGGAGTCCTGGCGAAAGGGGTTTCCGGTCTGGAGGATGAACCGTTCCTGCTCGAGAATGTAAGCCTCAAGGCGGGCAGCCCGAACGCCATTGGCCTGGACTTTACCGGCGAAACGAACCGTGGTCTGGTTCTGGCGAATGTCCGCTGTCTGACAGCAATGCAGGTCGGCGCCCGTTTCTCATCCAGTGTGCGGGATACGCAGATCAAGGAGTGTATTTTCTCCGAAAGCATGACGGGCATTCAATTCGAGTCGCTGGGATATACCTTCAGCAGTCTCAAACTGACCAACAACACTTTCTTTATCACTAACTCGGCAATTGTGATTACCGCGATGCCGACACCCGACAGCGAACTGGTGGAAATTTCCCGTAACCTGTTCTCGACTGTCGAAGGGGCGGAAGCCAAAGTGGAACAGAATAATAATCCCGAGCTCTGGGGGAAAATTCTGAAAGCCCAGGAAAACTATTCCTCCCGCACAGCGCCCAGCCCGGTGCCTGCGAACGAACTGAGTCTGTTCAAGAACAAAGGCAAACAGGGGGACGCGAAGTTGAACGATTTTGTTTCCACCACGCCCGGTGATGAGAAGTTCCTGTCCCCTGCCCCGGACAACCCGGCCCGTAAAGTTGCGGGGACACCTGGTGGGATGAAACCCTATGTGGGTGCGGTCGCGCCGTAA